The following is a genomic window from Candidatus Melainabacteria bacterium RIFOXYA2_FULL_32_9.
TGAAAGGAACCCAAGCCTAAAATCTTTATATAAAATTGCGGTTGCACTTGATTTAAGCTTACCTGAACTTGTAGATTTAGACAGTTTAAATGATTGAGTAGATTATATATAGGCTTTGAGTATATTGTAGACTCCTGAAAATTGTTCTGGAGTCTATTTGATAATTTTTGAATTTTATTTATAGACGTATTGATGATCTTGCAAACTGGATATATAGGGAATGAAAATGAATTAATTGTTTCATAATATTCTTTTGCTTATTCCTACAGTATATGATTAATGATTCTATGAATCTGAAGGCCTGATATTACAAAAAGTTCAATGAAATATTGATAATAAGATTTTTAAGGAGATAGAGTCATGAAAAAATACATAGCAGAATTTATAGGCACTTTTATTCTGGTTTTTATTGGTGCAGGTGCAGCAGCGATAGGAAGTGATGCAATTGGTTTATTAGGAATTGCTATAGCTTTTGGTTTTGCCTTAATTGCGGCAGCATACAGTATAGGTCCTATCTCAGGAGCGCACATTAATCCTGCTGCTACTCTTGGAATGCTTGTTGCAGGCAGGATTAATGGTAAAGATGCTATTCGATACATTATTTCACAGTTTTTCGGTGCTATTGTTGCAGCAGCAATACTGGCAGTTATAGCTAAAGGAAAATTATCAGGCTACGATATCGAAATATATGGTCTTGGACAAAATGGTTATGGGCCTGAATATATGGGAGGATACAGTCTTTTAGCAGCAATGATTTTTGAGCTTATAGCTACATTTATATTTATTCTGGTGATTCTGGAATCAACGCAGGAAGGAGTTCCACGTCAAATAGCAGGTTTCGCTATAGGTATTACTCTTGCTGCAGCAATTATTTTGGGGATACAAATAACCGGAGGATCTCTTAATCCTGCAAGAAGTTTCGGCCCTGCATTGATAGTCGGTGGAGAAGCATTATCTCAAGTTTGGCTATTTCTCATTTTTCCAAGTATTGGAGGTGTTCTGGCAGGTCTTTTCTATCGTTTTATTAATGTCAGTACAACTGCAAGAGTTACTCCGCAAGAATAAATTCGTGAGTCGCTAAGATTTTAACAAACCGTCAGGTATTACTTGTACGGTTTGTTTTTTTGATCATATTAGCTTTTTACCAATAAGGACGCAATAAAAAATGCGTAAGTATTTTTTATTGCTCGTTTATTTGCTGGTTACAGGAATGAGGTGC
Proteins encoded in this region:
- a CDS encoding aquaporin, producing the protein MKKYIAEFIGTFILVFIGAGAAAIGSDAIGLLGIAIAFGFALIAAAYSIGPISGAHINPAATLGMLVAGRINGKDAIRYIISQFFGAIVAAAILAVIAKGKLSGYDIEIYGLGQNGYGPEYMGGYSLLAAMIFELIATFIFILVILESTQEGVPRQIAGFAIGITLAAAIILGIQITGGSLNPARSFGPALIVGGEALSQVWLFLIFPSIGGVLAGLFYRFINVSTTARVTPQE